The Sesamum indicum cultivar Zhongzhi No. 13 linkage group LG9, S_indicum_v1.0, whole genome shotgun sequence genome segment CCCGCTGCCAACTGAGAataacacacacactgcaAGAATTAACCAGAGATAAACATTTGGTCTTTTTTTCTCTGCTATCTTCTTTGAATCCAACAAGAAAATGTTTATTGAGAGCTTCAAGGTTGAGAGCCCGGACGTTAAGTACGCAGAGGGTGAGATTCATTCTGTGTACAACTATGAAACCACAGAGCTTGTTCATGAGAACAGAAATGGCGCCTATCAGTGGATTGTCAAGCCCAAGACTGTTAAATATGAGTTCAAGACTGATACCCATGTCCCTAAATTAGGGTatcatttttgaattttttgttcttgtttttacCCTTTCTTTTCTGCAGCCTTTTGATTGTGGATTTAACGTCTttgatggttttttttttttttttttgtagtgttatGCTTGTTGGATGGGGTGGTAACAATGGTTCAACCCTCACTGCTGGTGTCATTGCGAATCGGGAGTGAGTTCTTGATCTTCTTTATTTCAGTCCAACTTCGTCGTAGAAAGAGCATGTAGGCTGAAAAGTGTTTTGTTTCAAATCCAAGAATTGATTTTTAACATATTCAAGAATGTGAAACTGGGAAATTTTCGAAGAAAGCTGGCCCcacttgaattaattataggaCAAGAGTTGTACACTTGTCATGGATTCGATACAATGGTCTGGATAAGAGTTTTAGAAAGGTTGTGGGCATTTCTAGTTTGAGAAGAAGggaagaattaaaaaaagatccCTTTTTGAGcctttttctttgatcaaaaaattgaGAGATGTGTTGATGGAAACTCTTGCAGAGGGATTTCATGGGCAACCAAAGACAAAGTTCAACAGGCCAACTATTTTGGGTCACTGACTCAGGCATCCTCAATCAGAGTTGGGTCCTTCAATGGAGAAGAGATCTATGCTCCATTCAAGAGCTTGCTCCCCATGGTAGTAGAACTCAATAACATCTATTTCTTTATAGTAATAATACTATGATACTATGATGTTGTGATCATTGGTTTTGTTGCTAATCTTGTTTAATGATTTGGACAATGATTAGGTCAACCCAGACGACATAGTGTTTGGGGGATGGGACATCAGCAACATGAATTTGGCTGATGCCATGGGCAGGGCCAAGGTGTTGGATATTGATCTCCAAAAGCAGCTCAGGCCCTACATGGAACACTTGGTCCCACTCCCTGGAATCTACGACCCTGATTTCATTGCTGCGAATCAGGGAGCACGTGCCAACAGCGTGATCAAAGGAACCAAGAAGGAACAGGTTCTACAAGTCATCAAAGACATgaggtatatatatagctatgGTTCTTGCAAGAATTATCTCATATTATTGGTGTCATTGATCATGTCAAGCTTGAGCAGTTCTATGTTCAAGTTTGAAGGAAATTTTGATACTGAGTTGTTTGTATTCAAGCATAAGTATTACAAGAAAACCCCTCGATTTGGACCCCTGTCGTCCTAAAGCTGTAGTGTTAGACATGAACATAAGAGACTATGCTTAAATCTGGGAGAAAGCCAGtgtaattattagtattttgtatTTAGGAAATTATCCTTGATACAGTAGTAACTCGGACagtttttcttgattgttttGCTAATTAATAGGGAGTTTAAGGAGAAAAATAAGGTGGACAAGGTAGTGGTTCTTTGGACAGCCAACACAGAGAGATACAGTAATGTTGTTAACGGGCTAAACGACACAATGGAAAACCTTATGGCCTCCTTGGATAGGAACGAGGCTGAGATATCTCCTTCAACCTTGTTTGCTATAGCTTGTGTTCTTGAAAATGTCCCTTTCATCAATGGCAGCCCACAAAACACTTTTGTTCCAGGTACTATGGAAACTTGCAGTGATTACTGAATTTTCTCAGAAATAGATGGTAAAAACTAAGGCTAAACGAGTTCTTGTTATCTAGGGCTGATTGAGTTGGCCATCCAGAGGAACAGTTTGATTGGTGGAGATGACTTCAAGAGTGGTCAAACCAAGATGAAATCAGTGCTAGTTGATTTCCTTGTTGGAGCTGGTATTAAGGTATAAAAAAGCTCATCATTTTTATGTTAAGAATCATATATATCAGGCTCTTTCTAAGTCGTAgcaaataattcttgatcgtgataatgaatttttttaattctttgagCAACAGCCAACATCCATAGTTAGCTACAACCATCTGGGAAACAATGACGGGATGAACCTATCTGCCCCGCAAACTTTCCGGTCCAAGGAGATCTCAAAGAGCAACGTGGTGGACGACATGGTTGCCAGCAACGGCATCCTTTACGAACCGGGGGAGCACCCTGATCATGTTGTTGTCATCAAGGTATATATGAAAGACATCTGTTTCACACTAATCTAATTATAATGTTTATTGTGGCGATTTTGAGCTAGTATTCTTTTGTAGAATGTGGATTATTAATCTTGATTCGTGTGGGATCTGTATGTAGTATGTGCCGTATGTGGGAGACAGCAAGAGAGCAATGGACGAGTACACATCGGAGATATTCATGGGAGGGAAAAGCACCATAGTTTTGCACAATACTTGCGAGGACTCTCTTCTCGCAGCTCCCATCATCCTGGATCTGGTCCTCCTTGCTGAACTCAGCACCCGCATTCAGCTCAAAGCCGAAGGAGAGGTCTGCTGTTTTAAACATTAACTCGTTGTCCtgtctttattttttcccccTGAAAATAATGTAGTTCCATCTTGTCTGGATCAATATTTTGCAGGGAAAATTCCACTCCTTCCACCCCATCGCCACCATCCTCAGCTACCTATCAAAAGCCCCCCTTGTaagtaaatttcaagaatgtaTAACTATAAGAATTCACTGCAAAATATGATTCATTTTACATAGTATTTGACAATAACTAGGAAGCTGTTTGGGTAAAGATGGGACACACAATAGTATAATAACCGTTAACAATGGTTGCCACGACCTTTGTCCGCGTAGCCACTCATGTCcctaaatttgatgataagAAAACATGTGGTCCGAACCAACCAAGTTATGGTACACACAACACAAATCTTTGTCGAAATCGCTTTTCTACACTCTCTTGATTACACTTGAACACAAGACATAAGAGAATACACAACCAACGATGGCAACGGAGGCCACACAAGTCACGGGACGTTACATGCGTGTGTTGTATAATTAAAGTATGTGTAACTATGTATGTATCTATATGTGTACGTATTCATTGAGAGTGTGTGGTTGTCTTTGAGCAGGTACCTCCAGGGACACCAG includes the following:
- the LOC105171179 gene encoding inositol-3-phosphate synthase-like is translated as MFIESFKVESPDVKYAEGEIHSVYNYETTELVHENRNGAYQWIVKPKTVKYEFKTDTHVPKLGVMLVGWGGNNGSTLTAGVIANREGISWATKDKVQQANYFGSLTQASSIRVGSFNGEEIYAPFKSLLPMVNPDDIVFGGWDISNMNLADAMGRAKVLDIDLQKQLRPYMEHLVPLPGIYDPDFIAANQGARANSVIKGTKKEQVLQVIKDMREFKEKNKVDKVVVLWTANTERYSNVVNGLNDTMENLMASLDRNEAEISPSTLFAIACVLENVPFINGSPQNTFVPGLIELAIQRNSLIGGDDFKSGQTKMKSVLVDFLVGAGIKPTSIVSYNHLGNNDGMNLSAPQTFRSKEISKSNVVDDMVASNGILYEPGEHPDHVVVIKYVPYVGDSKRAMDEYTSEIFMGGKSTIVLHNTCEDSLLAAPIILDLVLLAELSTRIQLKAEGEGKFHSFHPIATILSYLSKAPLVPPGTPVVNALSKQRAMLENIFRACVGLAPENNMILEYK